One window from the genome of Oceanisphaera sp. IT1-181 encodes:
- a CDS encoding EAL domain-containing protein — MKLAVVAEGVETPQQRDWLLGEGVRHAQGYLYARPMPLDELLVLLESTQGRLTVAQQPLQAISG, encoded by the coding sequence ATGAAACTGGCGGTGGTCGCCGAGGGAGTTGAAACACCTCAGCAGCGTGACTGGTTGCTGGGTGAAGGCGTGCGTCATGCCCAGGGCTACCTGTACGCTCGCCCCATGCCACTGGATGAGCTGCTTGTTTTGCTTGAGTCCACCCAGGGCAGGCTGACCGTGGCGCAACAACCCCTGCAAGCCATCAGCGGATAA
- a CDS encoding mechanosensitive ion channel family protein, with amino-acid sequence MAEHTVSGTSQPQDVPQQVDMDFGVVLERIDSWVDGSLRLLPNLLVALVLLIVFYGLGMLVRRLILRQSHTRGRDNLGDVLGGFVKWTIILFGFLLAATIVLPSLKPGDLIAGLGVSSVAIGFAFKDILQNWLAGLLILLRQPFNINDQIEVNGHEGTVQRIETRATIIKTYDGQRIVIPNSDIYTNAVRVLTAHDYRRSQYDVGIGYDDDLDKACALLIAAVSKVAEVEQAPAAEALPWDLAASWVTIRVRWWTRSHKADVTQVHAQVIRTIKHTLEKAEISMPGDTVLCQLQDLFDEEEFTEEEPKARH; translated from the coding sequence ATGGCAGAGCATACAGTGTCGGGAACGAGCCAGCCGCAGGATGTACCGCAACAGGTGGATATGGACTTTGGCGTGGTGTTAGAGCGTATCGACAGCTGGGTAGATGGCAGCTTGCGTTTGCTGCCCAATCTTCTGGTTGCCCTGGTGCTGCTGATAGTCTTTTACGGCTTAGGTATGTTGGTGCGACGGCTGATCTTGCGCCAGAGTCATACTCGTGGCCGCGATAATTTAGGTGACGTGCTGGGCGGCTTTGTTAAGTGGACTATTATTTTGTTCGGCTTTTTACTGGCCGCCACCATAGTACTCCCCAGCCTGAAACCCGGCGATTTAATTGCCGGTTTGGGCGTCAGCTCGGTGGCCATCGGTTTTGCTTTTAAGGATATCTTGCAAAACTGGCTGGCGGGCTTGCTGATCCTGTTACGTCAGCCCTTTAATATTAACGACCAAATTGAGGTTAATGGTCACGAAGGCACGGTGCAGCGCATTGAAACCCGTGCCACCATTATTAAAACCTATGATGGCCAGCGCATCGTGATCCCCAATAGCGATATCTACACCAATGCGGTAAGGGTACTCACCGCCCATGACTATAGGCGTAGCCAATACGATGTTGGCATTGGTTATGACGATGATCTGGATAAAGCCTGTGCCTTATTGATAGCGGCGGTGTCAAAAGTGGCCGAGGTAGAACAAGCCCCAGCGGCCGAGGCGCTGCCGTGGGATCTGGCGGCCAGTTGGGTGACGATTCGGGTGCGTTGGTGGACGCGCAGCCATAAGGCGGATGTGACGCAAGTGCACGCGCAGGTGATCAGAACTATTAAGCATACCCTCGAAAAAGCCGAGATCAGCATGCCCGGAGATACGGTACTTTGCCAGTTGCAAGACCTCTTTGATGAAGAGGAATTTACCGAGGAAGAGCCCAAGGCGCGCCATTAG
- a CDS encoding phosphatidylglycerophosphatase A, producing MRKPELANLKLSNPLHFLALGFGSGLSPIMPGTMGTIAAIPLYLLIQGLAAPWYIAILVVGFIAGIWICNAATEAIGQPDHGAIVWDEVIGFGITMFAAPAGAVWILIGFVLFRFFDILKPWPIRWFDRRIHGGFGIMLDDVIAGLFALGCLQLLAKYW from the coding sequence ATGAGAAAACCAGAACTTGCTAACTTAAAACTGTCTAACCCGCTGCACTTTTTGGCTTTGGGTTTTGGCAGTGGCTTAAGCCCGATTATGCCTGGCACCATGGGCACCATTGCCGCCATTCCTTTATATCTGTTGATACAAGGGTTGGCGGCGCCGTGGTATATCGCCATTTTGGTGGTGGGTTTTATTGCCGGTATCTGGATTTGTAATGCGGCCACCGAGGCTATCGGCCAGCCAGATCATGGTGCCATTGTTTGGGATGAAGTGATCGGCTTTGGTATTACCATGTTTGCGGCACCTGCAGGAGCTGTGTGGATACTGATAGGCTTCGTGCTGTTTCGGTTTTTCGATATTCTCAAACCTTGGCCTATTCGTTGGTTTGACCGACGCATACACGGCGGCTTTGGCATTATGCTCGATGACGTGATCGCCGGCTTATTTGCCTTGGGTTGTTTGCAACTGCTGGCGAAGTATTGGTAA
- the nusB gene encoding transcription antitermination factor NusB translates to MKPSERRKARRLATQGIYQWQMTKDNVADIAQQFALEQDTKGVDMDYFRDLLFGVSVHTKELDAVYSPFLSRPLADLDMVDKAVLRLATYELTRREDVPYRVVINEAIELAKAFAAEESHRFVNGVLDKVIKQLKK, encoded by the coding sequence TTGAAACCGTCTGAACGCCGTAAGGCCCGCCGTCTCGCTACCCAAGGCATTTACCAATGGCAAATGACCAAGGATAACGTGGCCGATATTGCCCAGCAGTTTGCGCTGGAACAGGACACCAAAGGGGTGGACATGGATTATTTCCGTGACCTGCTGTTTGGCGTTTCTGTGCACACCAAAGAGCTGGATGCGGTTTATTCCCCCTTCCTGTCGCGCCCCTTGGCGGACTTGGATATGGTCGATAAAGCGGTGTTGCGCTTAGCCACTTACGAGCTAACACGACGTGAAGATGTGCCTTATCGGGTAGTCATCAACGAAGCCATTGAGCTGGCCAAGGCGTTTGCCGCCGAAGAAAGCCATCGTTTCGTGAACGGCGTGCTTGATAAAGTCATCAAGCAGTTAAAAAAATAA
- a CDS encoding ABC transporter ATP-binding protein, translating to MSLLEVKHLRIEYPSRHGVMAAIDDLSFHIERGEILGVVGESGAGKSTIGNAIIDLLSPPGRIASGEVYLDKERISGLTSRQMRGIRGQRIGFIFQDPMTSLNPLFTVEAQMVETLLANTKTTRAAALHKSISLLDAVGIPQPELRIKQYPHQFSGGMRQRVVIAIALSCDPELIIADEPTTALDVSIQDQILTLIRTLCKERNVGCMLVTHDMGVVSNVTDRVAVMYQGRLMEIGPTDKVLQTPAHDYTKSLISAVPRSDVKLHRFPLVSYIEQATEKAHLDLKTHWLGQSQDQRVFTGALLRVEQCKLRFITKKSLFESGRQYVQAVNDVSFEIYEGETFGLVGESGSGKSTIARAITGLYPPDSGKIWFEGIELTAIKSEKARRPLRRQMQMVFQNPYSSLNPRMRVADIIAEPIRFHKLADNEAQVRSIVRDLLDYVGLERAAGVKFPHEFSGGQRQRISIARALATRPRLLICDEPTSALDVSVQAQILNLLKDLQDELKLTLLFISHDLPVIRQMCDRIGVMQKGRLLEVAETEQLFTHASDPYSRSLIGLMPEFKGMSRAGLDISAISPGQP from the coding sequence ATGTCGCTGTTAGAAGTGAAACACCTAAGAATTGAGTATCCCTCTCGCCATGGCGTGATGGCTGCGATTGACGATCTGTCTTTTCATATTGAGCGCGGCGAAATTCTCGGTGTCGTCGGGGAGTCTGGGGCGGGCAAGTCCACCATCGGCAATGCCATTATTGACTTGCTGAGCCCCCCTGGACGTATTGCCAGTGGAGAGGTCTATCTCGATAAAGAGCGTATTTCTGGACTCACCTCGCGGCAGATGCGCGGCATTCGCGGTCAGCGCATTGGGTTTATCTTTCAAGATCCCATGACCTCGCTTAATCCGTTATTCACGGTAGAGGCGCAAATGGTGGAAACCCTGCTTGCCAATACTAAAACCACGCGTGCGGCAGCGCTTCACAAGTCCATTTCGTTATTGGATGCGGTGGGTATACCGCAACCTGAGTTGCGTATTAAGCAGTATCCCCATCAATTTTCTGGTGGTATGCGCCAACGGGTGGTGATCGCCATTGCGCTGTCTTGCGACCCGGAATTGATCATTGCCGACGAGCCCACGACGGCCCTTGACGTATCGATTCAAGACCAAATTTTGACGCTGATCCGCACCTTGTGCAAAGAGCGTAATGTGGGCTGCATGCTGGTGACCCATGATATGGGAGTGGTATCGAACGTGACTGATAGAGTGGCGGTGATGTATCAAGGTCGGCTGATGGAAATTGGCCCCACCGATAAAGTACTGCAGACACCGGCTCATGATTACACCAAGAGTTTGATTTCTGCGGTGCCGCGCTCGGATGTAAAGCTGCATCGGTTTCCCTTGGTGTCCTACATTGAGCAAGCCACTGAAAAAGCGCATTTAGATTTAAAGACCCACTGGCTGGGTCAAAGCCAAGATCAGCGCGTCTTTACGGGCGCCTTGTTGCGCGTAGAGCAGTGCAAGCTGCGCTTTATTACTAAAAAATCCTTGTTTGAGTCTGGCCGCCAATATGTGCAGGCGGTCAATGATGTGAGCTTTGAGATTTATGAAGGGGAAACCTTTGGCTTGGTGGGCGAGTCAGGTTCGGGCAAGTCGACCATAGCGCGCGCCATTACCGGCTTGTATCCGCCAGATAGCGGCAAGATTTGGTTTGAAGGCATAGAGCTTACGGCCATTAAGAGCGAAAAGGCGCGTCGGCCTTTGCGTCGGCAAATGCAGATGGTATTTCAAAACCCGTATTCGTCGTTAAACCCACGGATGCGAGTGGCGGATATTATAGCTGAGCCGATTCGCTTTCATAAACTGGCCGATAATGAAGCCCAAGTGCGCAGCATTGTGCGCGACTTACTGGACTATGTGGGCTTAGAGCGTGCCGCTGGTGTTAAATTTCCCCATGAATTTTCTGGCGGGCAACGCCAGCGGATCTCTATTGCGCGTGCTTTGGCTACGCGGCCCAGATTACTGATTTGCGATGAGCCGACTTCGGCACTGGATGTGTCGGTGCAGGCGCAAATTTTAAATCTATTGAAAGACTTACAAGACGAACTCAAGTTAACCTTGCTGTTTATTAGTCATGACTTGCCGGTGATCCGTCAAATGTGTGATCGTATAGGCGTTATGCAAAAGGGCCGTTTGTTAGAAGTGGCCGAAACTGAACAACTTTTTACCCATGCCAGTGACCCTTATAGTCGCTCGCTAATAGGCTTGATGCCGGAATTTAAAGGCATGTCACGAGCAGGCTTAGATATTTCCGCTATTAGCCCTGGTCAACCCTAA
- the thiL gene encoding thiamine-phosphate kinase has product MNEFDIIKHYFTVASHRKDVIMGPGDDCALLQVPANTLLAVSTDTLVSGVHFFADMDPTALGHKALAVNLSDLAAMGADPCWVSLAITLPEVDEAWIKQFCAGFFELSEYYNVALVGGDTTKGPLSITVTVHGTLPLGKGLLRSGAQVGDGIYVTGTLGDAALGLQQALGNIQVPEAHQEFVRNKFEYPHPRILVGQALRDIATSALDLSDGLAGDLAHICRASGLRAQIEVDQLPLSDAMQAAVNQEQGWELALTGGDDYELCFTVSEMHRGQLETALSHSGVKFTRVGRMFSGEPSVELVHEGKPYQIVSQSWDHFCKV; this is encoded by the coding sequence ATGAATGAATTCGATATTATTAAGCATTACTTCACCGTGGCCAGTCATCGTAAAGATGTGATCATGGGCCCCGGCGACGATTGCGCGCTCTTACAAGTGCCGGCCAATACGCTATTGGCAGTGAGCACGGACACCTTAGTCAGCGGCGTGCATTTTTTTGCCGACATGGATCCCACCGCGCTCGGCCACAAAGCCTTAGCGGTGAATTTATCGGACTTAGCCGCCATGGGGGCAGACCCTTGTTGGGTGTCGCTGGCGATAACCTTGCCGGAAGTTGACGAAGCTTGGATCAAGCAATTTTGCGCCGGTTTTTTTGAACTGTCCGAGTATTACAACGTGGCGCTGGTGGGCGGCGACACCACCAAAGGTCCGTTGTCGATTACCGTGACCGTGCACGGTACGTTGCCGTTGGGCAAAGGCTTGCTGCGCTCTGGCGCACAAGTGGGCGATGGCATTTATGTGACTGGCACCTTAGGTGATGCGGCGCTGGGCTTACAGCAGGCACTGGGCAATATTCAAGTGCCCGAGGCGCATCAAGAATTTGTGCGTAATAAATTTGAGTACCCACACCCGCGAATTTTAGTGGGCCAAGCGCTGCGCGATATTGCTACCAGTGCGCTGGACTTATCCGATGGTTTAGCGGGGGATTTGGCGCACATTTGCCGAGCATCAGGTTTGCGCGCGCAAATAGAAGTGGATCAATTACCGCTCAGTGACGCCATGCAAGCCGCTGTTAACCAAGAGCAAGGTTGGGAGCTAGCACTCACGGGTGGCGATGATTACGAGTTATGCTTTACGGTATCTGAAATGCACCGTGGTCAGCTAGAAACTGCATTGAGTCACAGTGGCGTTAAGTTTACCCGCGTGGGCCGTATGTTTTCCGGCGAGCCAAGCGTGGAGCTGGTGCATGAAGGCAAGCCCTACCAGATCGTAAGCCAAAGCTGGGATCACTTTTGTAAGGTGTGA
- the ribE gene encoding 6,7-dimethyl-8-ribityllumazine synthase — MKVIEGLMAAPKAKVAIVVARFNNFINDSLVNGALDVLIRQGQVKDENITLVKVPGAIEMPLVCKKLAKTGNYDAIVALGCVIRGGTYHFDLVANQNSSSMANVMMDFEVPIAFGVLTTENIEQAIERAGTKAGNKGAEAALSALEMINVLQQLD, encoded by the coding sequence ATGAAGGTAATCGAAGGGCTAATGGCCGCTCCTAAAGCTAAGGTGGCGATCGTTGTCGCGCGCTTTAATAATTTTATTAACGACAGCTTAGTTAATGGCGCGCTTGATGTATTAATACGTCAAGGCCAAGTAAAAGATGAGAATATCACCCTGGTAAAAGTACCGGGTGCGATTGAAATGCCTTTGGTGTGTAAAAAGCTGGCTAAAACTGGTAACTACGACGCCATAGTGGCGCTGGGTTGCGTGATCCGCGGTGGCACTTACCACTTCGATTTGGTCGCCAATCAAAACAGCAGCAGTATGGCCAATGTGATGATGGACTTTGAAGTGCCCATCGCCTTTGGCGTGCTGACCACCGAAAATATTGAACAAGCCATAGAGCGCGCTGGTACCAAGGCGGGCAACAAGGGCGCAGAGGCCGCCCTCAGCGCACTTGAAATGATTAATGTCCTGCAGCAGCTGGACTAA